atatgtgtgtatatatgtgtgtgtgtatgtgtatatatatgtgtatgtgtatatatatatatatatatatatatatatatatatatatatatatatatatatatatatatatatatatataaagaaaaatgtgTGGCAGCACCAATCTGTACCAAAGAGAGAAAatagggtgctaggtccagggaattcactgcttacccttgtatttagacgaaaacggacagcaactccaggtagtacaaaaatgtataatttattgggccacagtggcacagaggcgacgtttcggctcaaaatccagagcctttctcaagcatcacaatacaaaggtgagtgcacatataaataggtgtacacaaTTATAACATCACAATCAATTAGATTTCACAATTAATATCAAAAATAACCAATACATCAACGAATAGTGTTAAAAAATATAATGACATACAGAGATGAATCTGGTAATACATGGTAGTGGATGTGATTCATAATAAgtacatggaaaaaatataattcataGTGTAAACATAAGTGGCTCCAATGTAAATCATCTGTTTCACATCATCTTTAATGAACTATGATTAAAAACAAGGAGGTGCCAGAGAGATAAGGGTGACGTACCACAGAGTTCGCTTGTATCCACATCCTGTTCGCCAGTATCCGTCCCTACAGTATCGCGTCATGTTACGTCCTGCTACGGCGCGCCCGCATCACACCGTACGTCATCAACTACACGTCACTAGCTCAACATCAGTGCGCATGCTCCAGGCGTTCTATGCCGCGCCATATTTGGTTCTGGACGGGTTGCCCATAGTTCCTAAATCTATACTTGAGATGGCTAATGGGAGGCGAGAGTAGGGAAACCATAACCCTCTGTCAGGGGATCATGGTAATCCCATGTAGGGCATGCTTTATGGTCCCGACCGGCACCCCAGTATCGGTCGTGTACCAAGTGCCGCCTCTATCTCGTCACTCATAACCACTCATAAGGGTTCTCCTTGATGTTACATATTCCtaaaggaaacaggtatatataataTGTCGGAACATAATCCGACACCAACACGCAATCCAATCCAGATCAGCCCAACAATGTGGATATCATCGGACGTAGGATATAGCACACTTCTATGTGGAAAAACGACACCCAAAACTTCATGGCTCCTTTCTTTCTATGTTCATTGATCATCTGTAATATAATGACAATGACAATTAATAATATTCAATTGAGAAAGAACAAAGAAAGTTAAATCTCATAATGACCTTTGTATAGGATCGCCACCTACAATACGATGAAAAACATATAACAAATAACACAAGATCTGCCAGGGGCAAACCACCTCTTCAAGTACATACCCCTAAATTAAAATCTACATTAAGACCATTTGGTCTTAAGGTATTTAACCTATGTATCCATAATAATTCTCTCCTTTTTAACAATAAATTCCTATTGCCCCCCCCGTCTGGGCATGGGAATGTGATCAATAATCCAGCATTTAAGTTGGTATTCCGTATGATCCATCTCAACAAAATGTTTAGGGATGGGTAAATCCCGACGTTTTTTTCTTATGGTGGAGCGGTGATTGTTTAGTCTGGTTTTCAGATCAGTGGAAGTCTCACctatatataataaattacaaGGGCAACTCAAAATGTAAATCACATAGTTGGAACTACAGGTGAGGTAAAAAGGAATAGGGATATTTCACATTGGTCACTGGGTGTATGAAGGTTTTTCCTTTGCAGATATATTTACAATTCACACAGCAGAGACATGGGAAACATCCCATGCTCTGCTGTGTCAATGTTCTCTGTGTTAGACCAGGTCCTGCACCTATATCCGCATGTACCAATTGGTCACGTAAATTTTTAGATCTTTTGTAAGAAAACAATGGGGGGGATTTAAATTCAGGTATTTGACTGAGGCATCCCCCCAAGATGCCCCAGTGTTTGACAATAATACGGTTGATGATACTACTATGTTCTGTGTATTTTGTGATAAAAGGGATTCTATTGTGAGGACCCTTTCTTATCTTCCTCACCAAAGTGTCATCTCTATTTAAGTCATGGACCCGATCTATCTGGGATACTAATAGTTCAGTCGGATAACCCCTATGTTTAAATTTGTCTACCATAGTATCCAATGTTTTCTCTAGTACATCAGGGTCAGAGGTAATCCTCTTGGCCCTGAGGAACTGCGAATAAGGAAGAAATTTCACCATGTTACGTGGATGGCTACTCTGGTAGTGTAAAAGGGTATTCTTATCCGTAGGTTTGGTGAATAACCTAGTTGCTAGACCTCTTTCATCAAACATAACAGTGGTGTCCAAAAATTGGATTTCAGTGTTAGAGTGCACAAGGGTAAATTGTAGTTCTTTATTAACACTGTTCAGATACTCCTGAAACTCCAACAGTTCCAGGCAGTcaccagtccatatgaggaagatgtcgtcgatgtatctccaccacctcaagaTTTTGTTGCTGTGGTGGGATAcatggacgacatcttcctcaaaacacctcataaaaatatttgcgtatGTGGGGGCCACGTGGGACCCCATCGCTACTCCTCTGATTTGTTTATAGAATGTGTCCTGAAACAGAAAATAGTTCTGTCTCAGGATGACATTCAAAAGATCAATCACGAATTCACATGCCTCTATAGTGAGAGGTGACTTCTCCAACATGTGTCTAACTGCTCTAATCCCTAGGTCATGATTAATTGAAGTGTAAAGCGATGTCACATCAAACGACGCCAATATCAGATTGTCATATCCCTCACATTCCACCTCTCGCAGTTTACACAGAAAATCTGTGGTATCCTGGATATAGGATTTCGCTCCACAGGCATAGCTATTCAAAAGTTTGTCTAGAAAGATGGAAATGTTGCTGAATATGGAATCTGAGCCTGACACTATTGGACGACCAGGAGGGTCGACCAAAGATTTGTGTACTTTAGGCAGTACGTAAAGTACCGGTGTTACCGGATGACTCACAGTACAGAAGTCAGCAAGATCACTGTCAATGATGCCAGCCATAACAGCATTATTTAAACACTTTTGGATGATCCTGGCAATATCAAACTTTGGATCAGATTGAAGTGCTAGATACACTTCAGTATCGCTCAGTTGTCGTCTGATCTCCGCAATGTATTTAGCGGTATCTAAGAAGACTATACCACCCCCCTTGTCTGCAGGTTTTACTGTGAGGAGGGGGTCATCCCTCAATTGTTCAATCGCCTCAATTTCCAAGCGAGTGAGATTGGGGTTCTTGAACACATTCACATTACAAGATTGTTTATATTGTAGTATTTCAGATTTTACAGCTGTTATGTATGCATCAACGGCAGACTCGCCAATCACAGGGGTAAAATTACTCTTGAGGTGCAGATCAAAACTACCCAGCGTAAGCTCACTATAGCAATACTAAGTCAAAAAGGCCACtttacactgggtgaatgtgagcCTGTTCATACAGTTGGTGTATCTGCTGGATGCTTTTCTGGCTCATACACAGAAACAATGTGCGTGGTATAAGAAATTAACGTACGAGCAGTGCCGCAAGTAATGTTATTCCGTGGTGGGTGCTGGTGGACAGGTCTTGTCACAtgcccctccatcagcagccatgatGGGACTGGAGTCCCACAAAATTAATCGAGAAGAGCATACTAACAATTGTACGTATGCACaccctttgggggcatttttattttagtatcgCATTCTATGCATTTTGGGCTGCAAATCAATTTTTCAGTTGGTGTTTATTCAAAATTTTCTCTAAAGCTGCTCTGATGACTCAatatgtagcccttatctctgaactcctgacagatcataaacacttatttaaaagggttgtccgggttcagagctgaacccggacatatccccattttcaaccGGGCAGTCCCCCTGACttaagcatcggagcagttcgtgCTCcgttgctctcctttgccctgcgctgaatcgcgcagggcaaaggcattttctggatttCTGGTGACTaaccgggctctccttagggctgccaggaagagtcttccgcccagcagtgagcccagtgacatccccggtaaaatggctagggcagcgctaaagcctaccCATCAGGGCCTGTGAtctcactgaacacactgctgggcggaagcctctgccaggCATTGTAttcttgtaaataaaagagcccttgctctgcgctatccagcgcagggcaagggagagcattggagcatgaaatgctccaatgctcttgtcaggggggctgcctgggtaaaattatgggtatgtctgggtccagatcagagctgaacccggacatacccttattttcacccaggcagcccccctgaggctagcatcggagcatctcatgctccgatgcgctcccttgccctgcgctaaatcgcgcagggcaaggtctctctcttgttttcaataacacactgccaggtgtaaacttccgcccggcagtgtgttcggtgacgtcactggctctgatgggcgggctttagcgctgccctagcagttttactggctagggcagtgcttaatcccgcccatcagtgccagtgaagtcaccgggcttcctggcagccccatggagagccccggtaagtcaccggatctccaagaaatgcctttgccctgagcgatttagcgcagggcaaagaagagcatcatagcatgaactgctccgatgctcctatcaggggggctgccggggtgaaaatggaggtatgtccgggttcagctctgaaagtggacaacccctttaagctaaattTGTATCAAGCATTAGCTGTaaagagtgtttatgagctgttaggacCCTATTACCAAGAGCACGAGTGGACTATAAACTTTTCCATTTGCGGATGTTTGTATCAGCCTATTACACAGTCCGATGTAAAGCGAATATGGGTGGATTGATCGCTCCTCCCTTATTCATTTCTAATGATTATTGACAGCTCATCCTTCATTACACATGGAGACATGCTTGCTTGCAATAATCGTGCATCTTTCATCCTGTCATCAGATGACAAACAAGCATTTACTCATTTATCAACTGATTAACCGGCCGGTATAATCGTGCCACCAATGGAaacgagcattcctatgaacacttgttcccgataattggcctgaaaattgtgtGTTCAGAACAGCTGTCTGCCAGATTGTGTTAGGCAGAGAGCAACAGCCTGCAAATACACACTGAAAGTGAAATgtgtagaggaaaaactgttaaaaaaaatattatttttagcccaaaatgagtagcatgcaatcataaaagtctttaaaggggttatccaaggattaatgtaaaaaaaaacaacaaaaaaaacaaaaaaaaaaacaaatcagatctcatatagtacatgacaatctctaacaaagctggaaccatccctgtaccttacagcattgctctgctagatttatataaagtgacagctcaggggagtgtctttcctgctgcagctcagggggcgtgtccatgctctgcctattacagctcaggaggcagctgaaggatgaaactgagcatgtgcggccttcttagtaagcaggtcaaagaaatcagaaaaaagcgctatacagatacattttatagaataactcactggctgtactaaatgtttaattaaatgcaattacaaaagtattcagatccaggtgttggttttaaaactgtagaagatttttcatgggacaacccctttaataaaaaaaaaaaaatgtaagaaaaaaattaaaacatcaacAATAGTTTTCTGTTTTGATGCAGCTTGTGTAGGTGTCGAGTGCGAGAAACATTTTCtctttctcctgtggtgttgtgATTGAGCGGTTATAACTGATGGCCTTCCGCTACTGGGGAAGGGGCAAAAAGGGATAATTATTGGCTTTCGtgccaagggtggcagtatttctgcaTTCCCAAACTGTATAAACAACCCAAAAACTTGAACTTCAAGGGGCTATCCGCTTTGAGCAACCTCTTCTTGTTAGTAATGTTTCCAGCTGCTATCACAGTGTTCTGTAACTGGGAACACCAGTAAGGAGCATAATCTGTGAGGGAACCTGTCTGCATGCGCTGCCTGAGGGGACAGGAGGCATTACACGGTTCTTATTGCAGGTCAGTGTAGTACAGGGCCGCGCTGGGGTTCCTTGGCCCCACCAGAGGAAAATCTCTGGGCCCAATCCCTATATCAGTAATAATGTCTAATAGTAACAGACCCTAGTGGTGAGTAATTATCTTCAAAAGCAGctccactttttttatttttttatttagaatgttatctatacagaagagtaaggctactttcacatctgcgctttccctttccgctattgagatgcgTCATAGGATCTCAGTAGCGGGGGAAAacacttccattttgtccccattcattgtcaatggggacgaaactgaatgcaccagaatgcattccgttctgtttggttgtgtccccatcgcggacagaataacgctccAAGCAGCATCTTTCTGTCCGTAATCcgtgatccgtccccattggattacaatggttttagagactgatccgtcttggctattttaaggctactttcacactggcgttttggctttccgtttgtgagatcctttCAGGGCTCTCCCAAGCCGTCCAAAACGGAtcggttttgccctaatgcattctgaatggataaggatccgctcagaatgcatcagtttgccttcgttccacctctattccgctttggtgtccgtctgacgaaactgagccaaacggatccgttctgaaacacaacgtaagtcaatggggagggatctgttttcactgacacaattgaaaactgatccgtcctccactgactttcaatggtgttcaagactgatccgtcttggctatgttaaatataatacaaacggatccattctgaacagatgcagacggttgtattatctgaacggatccgtccatgacagatccacaccaaatgcgagtgtgaaagtagcctaaagataatacaaccagatccgttcataactgatgcagacggttgtattatcatgacgcatccagcaaaaacgctggcgtgaaagtagccttacttgtcattgtaattctgcttcTGGTGATGATAATGGCTACTGAGAAGTTACCTATACAGAACAGGAAACCATGACGtattagacctagtggccagtgcgaaaattgcaggattatctacattttttaaaataatagaattttttatttttccatgtcactatctaaaaaatttttagcctaaaaatgtgatttaaacgataggtcattttctgatgacgcgttcccttttaaggcctcttgcacacaaacgcaatacacgggtgccgttctgtgggcattccgcatcacggatgcggacccattcactacagtgggtccgcaaaaccggagatgcggaacggaagcacggaatggaaccctacggaagcactacggagtgcttccgtggggtttcgtcccgtacttccgttttggaaaaagatagaacatttcctatattTTTGTGAAAtgagtggatcgcggacccattaaagtgaatgggtccgcgatctgctgcagctgccccacggactgtgtttgtgcattgcggcccgcattttgtgggccgcagcacgaccatggggcgcacacgttcgtgtgcaagaggcctaagggctgtttcacacgagcggatgccgtgcgtgacatctgctgcgtgaatgacagccaagacccgatgcggatagcagaagcacggagcagaaACATGATTgatgcagtctgcatcgggtcttggctgtcattcacgcagcggatgtcacacacggcatccgctcgtgtgaaacagccctaaggatgTATAACTTTGCTTTTATCTTCCAGCTGAAGATATTTTATGAAGAACACTTGCACCTGGATGATGAGATCCGCTACATCCTGGAGGGAAGTGGTTACTTTGATGTGCGAGACGAGCAGGAGGGATGGATCAGGATCTCCATGGAGAAGGGAGACATGATCACACTTCCTGCCGGCATCTACCACCGCTTTACATTGGATGAGAAGGTGCGGAGTACTGCTTTATTTTGATGTGTAGTACCTGGAGCAGGGGTCTGCAACCTTCGGCGCTCCATTTAATTCCATGAGAGTTCCGAGAAGAGCATAGGAAGTacacattctgggagttgtagtttcacaactgctggagtgccagaggttgcctacccctgacctAGAGGCAGGTGCTACTTCATGGTTGGTCGGAACAGGATAGCGCCCGATCCCCAGGTTACTGCTCAGTGTGAAGGTCATGATGCTGTCTTTTGAGTCCTGCTCGTCTGCCTCACTTAAAGGTCCATTACTTGTAGTGAATGAAGTGGTGCATGGTATTAGCCGATCCTTATAGTAAGGCCTTGTCCACatttcagtttttcactgacggcacacgtacccattgatttaaatgtgtctgttcatatttcagtatttttttattgacagtgggtcagtaaaaaaataaataaaaatcggacgtgcactactttgatccgtgatgtggaccaagcaccatagaagtctatgggttcgTGAAAATCATGGACACAACGCGGATGCTGCGGTGTTGCGtcggtttttcactgaagactgataggaggTTCTTTCGAAATTAAAAGGACACAaggaccaaccacggatccttcatggacaacTTCAAGGATGAAACAAGTAcgctcttcttcttttttttttttttttatatggtggtgtcactgacacggaaatgtggacgaggcctaacACAAAGATGGAAAGTCTTTTTGGTATCagttctctatatatacactgatCAGGGATAGTATGAGTCATGTGCAGTatagcagctcagacccattcagtggaaaaaaactgttaaaggggttgtccgggttcagagcccggacatacctccattttcaccccggcagccccccttacttgagcattggagcagttcatgcgccgatgctctcctttgccctacactaaatcgcgcagggcaaaggcatttttctgagatccggtgatgtaccggggctctcaatgaggaagcctggtgacgtcaccggcactgatgggtgggatttagcgctgccctagccagtaaaacggctagggcagcgctaaagcccgcccatcagagccggtgacgtcaccaaacacactgccgggtgcaagtttccacccggcagtgtgttattgaaaacaaaagaacccTTGCCCCGCGCGCgcagtccctgcaaattcggaACAGTTGGCAACGATGGTACTCTGACATCTTTATTCTCTTCTTTCTAGAACTACGTGAAAGCCATGAGACTATTCGTCGGAGAACCTGTGTGGACCCCGTATAACCGGCCCGCGGATGACTTTGAGGCTCGCACCAAATATCTTGCATTTTTGTCTCAGACAGCATAACATCTTTGTATAATACGTTTTATATGACTGAGATTGTAAGAATCTTCTTTTTAATCTGAAAATCATAAATGTAAATGCGCTACCTTTCCAGTGCCTTGCCTTTAGGGTTATACTAGTCCTGCAGACAGTATATTTTCTTGTGCTGTGTGCCTTAAAGGGGACATGTCCTCTAAGTGCAGTTCATCTCACTAATGACATGCCTAGGTGATGTGACCGCTTATACACTGGACCATACTGAACGCTAGATCCATGTATCATGTCATCAGGATATGGTGTTAGGAATCGTGTAGAATCGAGGTGACGGCGATATCAGCGGAGGCAGCCATTGGGTGGACCGAATCCATATTGTGAGCAAGCAGTTGGAAACCCATGACGTCACAGGATAAGTGTTTCTTCGACCTATCAGAATCCAGTCCGCATTAAAGGGCAATGGTTCAACAGACTTTGACTGCATAGATTCACCATTGAAATGGAatggtgtagcagagctgagtttggctgatgtataaTAGTGTAAGTGTATGGGCATGACATTCATTCATTAGTAATGGTGGCTGCAGAGAAAGTCTGCAGCTTTTAATGGTCAGCAAGGCAGGCAAGCCATTTTCTCAGAAAAGTACAGTGCCCACCAAAAGACACGTATACATGACCCCCTTTGTGATTTATGTGATTTTATATAACATTAAACCTATTGTGTTAACTCATTCACTAGTCACAATACACAAAAGTGGTTCAAAAACAAATTGTCTCTGCTGCGTTATTAGTACTGGGAAATAAAGCCTGGAAAGGGTTTTTGGCATCAGTTCCCTATATGTACTGTGATCAGGGATAGTATGTCATGtgcagtattgcagctcagacccattcagtGGAaaaaactgttaaaggggttgtctcatcacagacggtggaagcatatcactaggatatcgagaacggagccccgtaagtggtggagggcgcactgtggatgcgcagccgtcctccattaattttctatgaggccactaaaaatagccgagcactggctcggctatttccgtcggacccatagaagtgaatcggaGCGGTGGCCGCtcatgcgcggtgtgctcccattcacttctatggggagagcacttggtggtgggCGGAACGGTgttctccagccaccaccttgcgtgGCTCAGTTCCCGATATAGGccagtcccagtggtgggacctgcacctgtaagacaatggggatatgtccctattgtctgagatgagacaacccctttaatttgtataATCCCATTCCACACTGTAAAGCAGGAATGCAAAAAATTTcccttaaaacataacatttatttattcTTATTTCTAAAATCCcactataactataatatattcaAATCAGATCAAAATATAGGTAGATCGCCCCCATGTGGTTACTCACGGTACTGTTGACCAAGTAATGTCTGCATCAACAGGAATACAGGTCCCAGAGTATGACGGTCTCTCCTTGCAGGATAATGGGTGCAGGACAGGTGTCTGATTTGTTTCTCCTGACTAGTCACACTGGATCTTTATATAGCCAGGCCAGATCAGCTTGTCTTCACATGGGGGTGATATACCTAGATTTTGATCTGATTtaaatatattatagttatagtgGGATTTTAGTAAGAagcataaatgttatgttttaagggGAATTTTTTGGCTCAGTGATTTGGTTTTTGATAAACCCCACCAGTATCTTTACTTTGTCAGTGATTTGTAAAGCAGGGTTGCCCaacatgcggccctccagctgctgtaaaactacaactcccagcatgcctggaaagcctacagcagggcatgatgggagttgtagttttacaacagctggagggccacaggttgagcattcctgctGTTAAGCATACCCATTGATTTAAGGGtttatcccataattaatgtaaaaagtGCATGTACATTACAGTTGCTTTTTAACCAACTTAGAACCAGTCATATGTacctattcattgctctgctagatttatttcaagatggcagcttagtgggcgtgtcttttctcagagggcgtgtcctgtctgctgcagctagtggcagttgaagggtGGAACTGAGCttgtgcgtccatctcagtgaccaggacagagaaattagaaaaacagCAGGTGTTGCTATACAGACTCATTTTATTGAATTACTCATAGTAAGTTTTTCATTACATGCAgtaacaaaagtattcagatccatgtgctACTTTGAAAAAATGTAGATTATTTTTCGTGGGGCATCCCCTTTAAacgggttggcccatctcatacattgagggcatatcgctaggatatgctcccaatgtctgataggtgcaggtcctatctTTAAAACGGAGCCCGCAAATTGAAGGAGAACAGaacgcgcatgcgcagccactctccgttcatttctatgggactgcttagCTATTTTTCgcaagtcccatagaaatgagaaGTGTACCATGCAAGTGTGGccatcgctccattcacttctatgtgacggaaatagccgagccagtgcttggaagaggagcCTGAAAATTTGTGGATCTGAAAATacaaagatgaaaaggaggtccCCAGGTAAGTGTTCGTTTCTTTCTTCAGTTAATGTGCATTTCATTTCTTGAACTGGAACGTCGCTTTAAAGTGAAGGAGGCTGACATGGTGCTCTTCCTGGTTAAAAGCAGATCCCTTTCCTGATCTTGGACATACCTTTTTCTAGGACACCTGTGATCTCCTCTTGGAAGAGCCAGGATCCTGTTGGCTGTTGACATAAAACGCAAGATGGGATCGTGTGTGCGTAAAGC
The genomic region above belongs to Bufo gargarizans isolate SCDJY-AF-19 chromosome 4, ASM1485885v1, whole genome shotgun sequence and contains:
- the ADI1 gene encoding 1,2-dihydroxy-3-keto-5-methylthiopentene dioxygenase, encoding MVQAWYMDDSAEDQRKPHQLQPNRPVSEQELQRLGVHAYKLDADNYETDPELAKIRKENNYSWMDIITIHKDTLPNYEQKLKIFYEEHLHLDDEIRYILEGSGYFDVRDEQEGWIRISMEKGDMITLPAGIYHRFTLDEKNYVKAMRLFVGEPVWTPYNRPADDFEARTKYLAFLSQTA